In Rutidosis leptorrhynchoides isolate AG116_Rl617_1_P2 chromosome 2, CSIRO_AGI_Rlap_v1, whole genome shotgun sequence, one genomic interval encodes:
- the LOC139892126 gene encoding chloride channel protein CLC-a-like: MENQDSDKLAETSPSTINNMEQQTDQQETDPENNSLHQPLLKRNRTLSSSPLALIGTKVSYIESLDYEINENDLFKHDWRTRSQAQVLQYVFLKWLFAFLVGLLTGVIATLINLAVENIAGYKLLAVVNYIDQKRYMMGFVFMTGVNFMLTLSATLLCVFFAPTAAGPGIPEIKAYLNGVDTPNMYGATTMFVKIVGSIGAVAAGLDLGKEGPLVHIGACIASLIGQGGPDNYRIKWKWMRYFNNDRDRRDLITCGASSGVCAAFRAPVGGVLFALEEVATWWRSALLWRTFFSTAVVVVVLRAFMEYCKSGDCGLFGQGGLIMFDVSNDSVKYHVVDLIPVTVIGIIGGVLGSLYNYLLHKVLRLYNLINEKGKLAKILLSLAVSLFTSACLYGLPFLASCTPCDPSMVDSECPTTGRMGNFKQFNCPKGHYNDLATLLLTTNDDAVRNIFSTNTPSEYTIFSLVIFFVLYCILGLFTFGIAVPSGLFLPIILMGSAYGRMLGMAMSSYTTIDQGLFAVLGAASLMAGSMRMTVSLCVIFLELTNNLLLLPITMLVLLISKSVGDCFNPSIYEIILDLKGLPFLEAHPEPWMRNINVGELADIKPPVVTLSGIEKVGRIVDVLRNTTHNAFVVVDNVLVPGAGQVSEVHGLVLRAHLLLVLKKKWFLQERRRTEEWEVREKFTWVDVAERWGTIEEVAVTKEEMEMYVDLHPITNTTPYTVVETMSVAKALVQFRQVGLRHMLVLPKYNGAGVPPVVGILTRQDLRSHNILTAFPHLEKSYASKKER; the protein is encoded by the exons ATGGAGAACCAAGATTCAGACAAACTGGCAGAAACTAGTCCTAGTACTATTAACAACATGGAACAACAAACAGATCAACAAGAAACAGACCCTGAGAATAATTCTCTTCATCAACCACTTCTCAAGAGAAACAGAACACTTTCTTCAAGTCCATTAGCACTCATTGGCACCAAAGTTTCGTATATCGAAAGTTTGGATTACGA GATTAATGAAAATGATCTGTTTAAGCATGACTGGAGAACAAGATCACAAGCTCAAGTGTTACAATATGTATTCCTTAAATGGCTATTCGCCTTCTTGGTTGGGCTATTAACAGGTGTTATAGCCACTCTTATCAATCTTGCAGTTGAGAACATTGCAGGATACAAACTGCTTGCTGTAGTTAACTACATAGACCAAAAgag ATATATGATGGGATTCGTATTCATGACCGGTGTTAACTTCATGTTAACTCTGAGTGCAACTCTTTTATGTGTGTTTTTTGCACCTACTGCAGCTGGACCTGGCATCCCTGAAATTAAAGCTTACTTAAATGGTGTAGATACTCCTAATATGTATGGTGCCACCACAATGTTTGTTAAG ATTGTTGGAAGCATAGGGGCTGTGGCTGCAGGGTTAGACTTAGGGAAAGAAGGGCCTCTAGTTCACATTGGTGCCTGCATTGCTTCATTAATAGGACAAGGCGGGCCCGACAATTACCGTATCAAATGGAAATGGATGCGTTACTTTAACAACGATCGTGATCGAAGAGATCTTATAACATGTGGTGCCTCTTCAGGGGTTTGTGCTGCTTTTCGGGCCCCAGTGGGAGGTGTGTTGTTTGCACTTGAGGAGGTGGCAACATGGTGGAGAAGTGCACTGTTGTGGAGGACTTTTTTTAGTACAGCAGTTGTGGTTGTAGTGCTTAGAGCTTTTATGGAGTATTGTAAATCAGGTGATTGTGGACTTTTTGGTCAAGGTGGATTGATCATGTTTGATGTAAGTAACGATTCGGTTAAATATCATGTTGTTGATCTCATCCCTGTTACTGTTATTGGAATCATTGGTGGAGTTTTAGGAAGTCTTTACAATTATCTTCTTCACAAGGTCCTTCGTCTCTACAATCTTATAAATGA GAAGGGCAAATTAGCGAAAATCTTACTGAGCCTTGCAGTCTCATTGTTTACATCAGCGTGTTTATACGGACTCCCGTTTCTAGCCAGCTGCACGCCTTGCGATCCGTCAATGGTGGATTCCGAGTGCCCAACTACAGGACGAATGGGGAACTTTAAGCAATTTAACTGCCCGAAAGGACATTACAACGACTTAGCAACTCTCCTCCTCACAACAAACGATGATGCAGTACGCAACATATTCTCCACCAACACTCCAAGTGAATACACCATATTTTCGCTAGTTATATTCTTCGTGCTTTATTGCATATTAGGACTTTTCACGTTCGGTATTGCAGTTCCCTCGGGCCTCTTTCTCCCTATCATACTAATGGGCTCAGCTTACGGCCGCATGCTCGGTATGGCAATGAGTTCCTACACAACCATTGACCAAGGCCTGTTTGCGGTTTTAGGTGCAGCTTCGTTAATGGCGGGGTCCATGAGGATGACTGTTTCACTTTGTGTTATATTTCTTGAGTTGACCAATAATCTTCTATTACTCCCCATTACAATGCTTGTCCTTCTAATTTCGAAAAGCGTTGGAGATTGTTTTAACCCGAGTATATACGAGATCATATTGGACCTTAAAGGGCTACCGTTCTTAGAAGCCCATCCCGAGCCATGGATGAGAAATATCAACGTCGGTGAGTTAGCCGACATAAAACCGCCCGTGGTGACACTCAGTGGAATTGAAAAAGTGGGTCGAATCGTTGATGTTTTGAGGAACACGACGCATAATGCTTTTGTAGTTGTGGATAATGTGTTGGTTCCTGGTGCGGGTCAAGTGAGTGAAGTGCACGGGCTCGTTTTGAGAGCTCATCTTTTGCTAGTGTTGAAAAAGAAATGGTTTTTACAAGAGAGAAGACGAACCGAAGAATGGGAAGTTCGAGAGAAGTTCACGTGGGTTGACGTGGCAGAAAGATGGGGAACGATTGAAGAGGTGGCAGTTACGAAAGAAGAAATGGAAATGTACGTTGATTTGCACCCGATTACCAACACAACGCCTTATACTGTCGTGGAAACAATGTCGGTTGCTAAGGCGTTGGTGCAATTTAGACAAGTGGGCTTACGCCATATGCTCGTTTTACCCAAGTACAACGGCGCTGGG GTGCCACCGGTGGTAGGGATCTTAACACGGCAGGATTTGAGAAGTCACAACATTTTGACAGCTTTTCCGCATTTGGAAAAATCGTACGCAAGTAAAAAGGAACGTTAA